From the genome of Hymenobacter gelipurpurascens:
CTGGACCAGGAAGATTTCTATGATGTGATGGAAGAGTGCGAGGAAGTGCTGCACAACATTCTGCGGGTACTATGCCAGCGCCTGCGCCTCCAGAATGAAAAAATGAAAGCCCTCTCCGAGCCCCACCCGGCCTAGACTGGCCTAGGACAGGACTTCGTAGGTCATGACGGGGTTTACCTTGTGCTTGAGCGTCATTTCCTTGAGCGGCTGGCACTGAAACGACTCTTTCACGCGCTGGTACGTGGCTTCGGTGATAAGAATCTGGCCGGGCTGCGCTACAGATTGCAACCGCTGCCCTAGGTTCACGATGTCGCCGATGACGGTGTAATCCAGCCGCTTGAGAGAGGCCGAGCCGATGTTGCCCGACACCATTTCGCCGGTGCTTACGCCAATGCTCACCTTGGGCAGATACTCCAACCCATTGAGGGCCGTGTTGCAGGTGGTCTGGAGCAGATTCCGGATAGAAAGGGCGGCGTCGATGGCACGGTCGAGGTGGTAGTCGCCCCGGAATACAGCCATCACGGTGTCGCCCATAAACTTATCCACGTAGCCGCTCTGCGTGATGACTTCGTGCACCATCTGATCCAGGTAGGAATTGAGCAGGCCTACGAGGGCATCGGCGGGCAGCGTATCGGCCAGCTCCATAAAGCCGCAGATATCAATAAAAATCACGGTCGCATCGATGGTTTCACTCACGAGCAGCTTGTTCTCGAAGCCGGGCCGGGCCATGAAGTTGATGACAGTATCATCGACGTACATGCGCAGAATGTTGTTTTCCTGCACGGCCTTCAGGGTTTCGCGCAGCTGGCGCACGTGGGCTGCCGTCTTCTCGATGGTCAGCTCCAGGTCGTTGAAATCCACGGGTTTGCACACAAAGTCAAAAGCCCCGCGGTTCATGGCCATCCGAATGTTGGCCATATCCGAATACGCCGACACCATCACGGCCTTTAGCACTGGGTTTACATCGCGGAGCTTGGCCAGCAGCGTCAGGCCATCCATCACGGGCATCTTGATGTCGCTGAGCACAATGTCCTGATCCGGAAACTCCGCCAGACAATCCAGGGCTTCCTGCCCGTTGTGGGAAAACTTAAACTCATAAATGCCTTCCCGGATTTTGCGCCGGAACTTCTGCTTGATGAGCAGCTCTAAGTCGGCCTCATCATCTACAACCAGAATCTTGGTTTTCATAGCGGCATCAGGTTTCGTTTAGCGGAAGCAGTTTCTGCCGGAGCGCGGCGAAATCGAGTGGCTTGGTCAGGAAATCATCGGCGCCCAGCTGCATAGCTTTCCCGAAGTTGTCGGCGTCGCCGTAGGCCGTAATCATCATCACCTGGGGAGGCGGGTTGGGGTGGTCCTGCTTGATATACCGGAGCAGCTCTAGGCCACTCATGCCGGGCATATTGATGTCGGACAGTATCAGGATGACCTCCGAGTAGTGGTGCTCCTGCCGTAGATATACTAACGCATCCTCGCCGGAAAAGGCGAAGGCAAATGCAAATACTCCGTCGCGGATTTCGCGGCGGAAGCGCTGCTCAAACAGCAGCTTCACATCTAGCTCATCATCTACTACCAGAATCCTAATCATAGCGCAGCGGGTTGGGCGGGCACTGGCGGCATCTGGCCTACGGGCAGGCACACGGTAAACTCCGTGCATTGCCCCTCCCGCGACTCTACGCGCAACGTGCCGTGATGAATTTTTGTCACGATATCATAGCTCAGAGACAGGCCTAGGCCAGTGCCTTCGCCGGAAGGCTTGGTGGTGAAGAAGGGCTGGTAGATTTTATCGACCACGGCCGCCGGAATGCCGGTGCCATTGTCGTGCACCACAATGTGCACTTCCTGCTCCGTACGCCGGGTTTGCACTTTTACCTCCGGCTGGTAGTCCTTTTTTCTTTCCTCCTGCTTGCGCTTCTGCACGGCATAAAAAGCGTTGTTGAACAGGTTCAGCAGCACCCGGCCCATATCCTGCGGCACCACCTCTATCAGGCCCAGATTACTATCAAAGTCGGTGGTGAGGGTGGCGTTGAAGCTAGGATCTTTGGCGCGCAGGCCGTGGTAGGCCAGGCGCAGGTACTCGTCGCAGAGGGCATTGAGGTTGGTGGGCTGCCGCTCGCCAGTATTGGAGCGGCTGTGCTCCAGCATACCCTTCACAATAGAGTCGGCGCGGTGGCCGTGGGAATGTATCTTATCCAGATTCTGGGTCAGCTCCAGCACCAGCTCATCAGCGTACTCCTTTTCGGTGGCGGGCAGCGTTTGCAGCGGCCCTTCCTTCAGCTCCTGCAGCAGCTCCACGGCTACATCCGCGAAGTTGTTGACGAAGTTGAGAGGGTTCTGAATTTCGTGGGCGATGCCGGCCGTAAGCTCCCCCAGCGAGGCCATTTTCTCGCTCTGCACGAGCTGGTCCTGGGTGGTTTGCAGGTGATAGAGCGTGCGTTGCAGCGCAGAGGTACGCTGCTGCACCTGCCGTTCCAGGGTTTCATTCTGCTGGGCCAGCAACACCTGCTTTTCGCGCTGCTGGGCCATGGTCTGCTCCGAGAGCATGCGCACCTGATTCAGCTTGATTTTCAGCAGACGACTATCCAAGGCAAACTGCCGCGCCAGAAACAGCGAAATAGCCAGCACCGGGCTCAGAAAAGCCGGAAATGTAAGCAGCGTATGTACCGGCACCGACAGCACCTCGGTTTGCAGCAGTTGGTCGTTGTAGCGGGCCAAGAAGCCAAACACCACCAGCAGCACCAGCGCCATGGCAAAGCCCGCCGCAATAATGCCCGCCGACCGCCTAGACTGACGAATAGCAGCCAGCGTGAGGCGCAGTTGCTCTGCCGATACCAGCACCATAAAGGCCACCGTCGGGTACCAGGTCAGCCCAAAGCTGAAGGTCAGGAGGAATAAGCTCACTATATTCACTGCCCACAAACCGTAGTACACGGCGCCCCGCTCCACCGCAAACAAGCTATACAGAGCATGCACGGCCAGCACGCCGCCCGTTTGCAGGCACACATACGAGAGGATATCCAGCGTCAGGCGCACATCCAGCTGGTGCACTTCATCCAGGAAGCCGGTGCAGCAAAAGCTCACGGCAACGGCCAGCGTGTAAAGCGTGAAATACAGGTTGGCGCGTTGGGCGGGGTTATAGATAAAGAAGGCCATATGCAGGCAGCTAAGCAGCAAAAAGAGCCCGAATAGCAGCATATCGGACGTCTTGAAGGTGGCCTCCCGCTCATCCTGGTGCATTACCTGCTGTAGGCCATCGAGGTGGGCCTGAAAGAAGAGGGGCACGAAAAAGTCGCTGAAGCGGATGAACTGTGGCCACTGCGAAAAGCGCACGGCCAGCACCTGCTCTGCCTCCGGCCGAAACGTCAGCTCAATGGGCTCACCATCGGGCCAGTACGGCTGCACCTGGGCTGGGTCGGGGCTCAGGGTGCCGTAGCGGCGCACCAGCTGGCCGTTGAAATAAATCTCGGAGGCCGCGAACTGAAATACCCGCAGCACCACGGCCTTGCGGCGCAAGACTGGCCCTACCTGAAAGCGGAGCCGCAACCAGCCCTGCCCGGCCTGCTCCAGCTGCGGCAGCTCGTGCCGGCTAAGCGTGGGGTTGATGGGCTGCCAACCCTGGTCGTTGGTTTCGGGGCGGGCCCAGGCCAGGTTGTCGCCGGGGTGGTATTTCCAGCCTCGGGAAAGCATTAGGCCCGCAGGCGGCATCTCCCTGAAAACAATAGCCGGAATCTGGTCAGCCTGCGCAAAAGCTATCTGCGCAAAAAGGGCCAATAGCAGCAGAATCCGGGCTTTCATCAGGAGATAGAAACGGATGCACAGCCACAGTAGGTAAGCCCTGAACCAAAGGCTGCACCAGAGTAGCGGGCAGCACTTGGGGGCTTTATCCGGCAGCGACAGAACAAATACATGTATTTCAATTATAAATATAGTATTATTAAATATGAATTTAGTTCGGCTTATATCCGCTAAAATTTAACTTCATCCAATTGGAATCGGCGCCGGTTAGCCAGGCCTGCGGGGTTGGCTCCGGAGAGGCCTAGTTTCTCCTTGGCTTTAGGCTATGTCGTCACCTATGTCCTCCGCGCAAAATCTACCACGCCGGTCGGTGCTAGGCCAGTTGGGCCGACGGCTGATGCGGCTATGGTGGCGCGCCATCAACCTGGGCGTGCTGCCCAACCTCACGGTGTGGCAGCTAAAGCGGGTACATCTGCTCAATGGCATCTGCTGGATTACGGTGGGAATCTATGC
Proteins encoded in this window:
- a CDS encoding response regulator → MIRILVVDDELDVKLLFEQRFRREIRDGVFAFAFAFSGEDALVYLRQEHHYSEVILILSDINMPGMSGLELLRYIKQDHPNPPPQVMMITAYGDADNFGKAMQLGADDFLTKPLDFAALRQKLLPLNET
- a CDS encoding sensor histidine kinase, whose protein sequence is MKARILLLLALFAQIAFAQADQIPAIVFREMPPAGLMLSRGWKYHPGDNLAWARPETNDQGWQPINPTLSRHELPQLEQAGQGWLRLRFQVGPVLRRKAVVLRVFQFAASEIYFNGQLVRRYGTLSPDPAQVQPYWPDGEPIELTFRPEAEQVLAVRFSQWPQFIRFSDFFVPLFFQAHLDGLQQVMHQDEREATFKTSDMLLFGLFLLLSCLHMAFFIYNPAQRANLYFTLYTLAVAVSFCCTGFLDEVHQLDVRLTLDILSYVCLQTGGVLAVHALYSLFAVERGAVYYGLWAVNIVSLFLLTFSFGLTWYPTVAFMVLVSAEQLRLTLAAIRQSRRSAGIIAAGFAMALVLLVVFGFLARYNDQLLQTEVLSVPVHTLLTFPAFLSPVLAISLFLARQFALDSRLLKIKLNQVRMLSEQTMAQQREKQVLLAQQNETLERQVQQRTSALQRTLYHLQTTQDQLVQSEKMASLGELTAGIAHEIQNPLNFVNNFADVAVELLQELKEGPLQTLPATEKEYADELVLELTQNLDKIHSHGHRADSIVKGMLEHSRSNTGERQPTNLNALCDEYLRLAYHGLRAKDPSFNATLTTDFDSNLGLIEVVPQDMGRVLLNLFNNAFYAVQKRKQEERKKDYQPEVKVQTRRTEQEVHIVVHDNGTGIPAAVVDKIYQPFFTTKPSGEGTGLGLSLSYDIVTKIHHGTLRVESREGQCTEFTVCLPVGQMPPVPAQPAAL
- a CDS encoding adenylate/guanylate cyclase domain-containing protein, which gives rise to MKTKILVVDDEADLELLIKQKFRRKIREGIYEFKFSHNGQEALDCLAEFPDQDIVLSDIKMPVMDGLTLLAKLRDVNPVLKAVMVSAYSDMANIRMAMNRGAFDFVCKPVDFNDLELTIEKTAAHVRQLRETLKAVQENNILRMYVDDTVINFMARPGFENKLLVSETIDATVIFIDICGFMELADTLPADALVGLLNSYLDQMVHEVITQSGYVDKFMGDTVMAVFRGDYHLDRAIDAALSIRNLLQTTCNTALNGLEYLPKVSIGVSTGEMVSGNIGSASLKRLDYTVIGDIVNLGQRLQSVAQPGQILITEATYQRVKESFQCQPLKEMTLKHKVNPVMTYEVLS